A window of candidate division KSB1 bacterium contains these coding sequences:
- a CDS encoding ABC-type transport auxiliary lipoprotein family protein yields the protein MKFHLFYAFVIVSLMMLAGCSHKQPARKYFIFEFTNQDYPAVEQADTTFDVIVDVLDFRVARAFDQTRMVVRTQSNELNYYYYHHWAVRPSYAIPALVYDYFEYKNVFRRINRGISYNPDYIIIGEVKSIERIQTKAGDLAHIHILFEFQQADNKIALIKHEATLIDKFDDPSMNGFVKTLNHSLVFTLEQFKNKITNYLDKHADYSQAK from the coding sequence ATGAAATTTCACTTATTTTACGCCTTTGTGATCGTATCATTGATGATGCTGGCGGGCTGCAGTCATAAACAACCTGCCAGAAAATATTTTATTTTTGAATTCACAAATCAGGATTATCCCGCTGTAGAACAGGCTGATACCACGTTTGATGTGATTGTTGATGTCCTGGATTTTAGAGTTGCCCGTGCCTTTGATCAAACCCGAATGGTGGTCCGCACACAATCAAATGAACTGAATTATTATTATTATCATCATTGGGCTGTTCGTCCTTCTTATGCAATCCCTGCTCTGGTGTATGATTATTTTGAATACAAGAATGTGTTCCGGCGGATCAACCGGGGAATCAGTTATAATCCGGATTATATCATTATTGGCGAGGTCAAGAGTATAGAACGAATTCAAACCAAGGCTGGAGATCTTGCTCATATCCATATTCTTTTTGAATTTCAACAGGCTGATAACAAAATTGCTCTGATAAAGCATGAAGCAACTTTAATTGATAAATTTGATGACCCCAGCATGAATGGATTTGTAAAGACATTGAACCATAGTCTCGTTTTTACGCTGGAACAGTTTAAAAATAAAATTACAAATTATTTGGATAAACATGCAGATTATAGTCAGGCAAAATAA
- a CDS encoding GntR family transcriptional regulator produces the protein MTHTELTDHVYSRLKRKILDRELLPGQKILQEKLAAELGVSRSPLLKALARLENELLVESIPRRGMFVKKITPKEIIDILQCRAVFEGLAARLVAEHAASEDIQKLHKIFEPFQYQHDIDQAFYEQADREFHSCIINLCENDVIQRMRLLNNIHVLHSQIGLVRSPEETLSEHLRIISAIENRDDQAAESAMRIHIEKAIDKLKH, from the coding sequence TTGACACACACAGAGTTGACAGATCATGTCTATTCACGTCTCAAACGTAAAATTCTGGATCGAGAACTGCTTCCGGGGCAAAAAATCCTTCAGGAAAAACTGGCTGCCGAACTGGGAGTCAGCCGCTCTCCTCTTTTAAAAGCCCTGGCCCGACTTGAAAACGAACTGCTGGTTGAAAGTATTCCACGCCGCGGCATGTTTGTTAAAAAAATAACCCCCAAGGAGATTATAGACATTTTACAGTGCCGTGCTGTGTTTGAAGGTTTGGCTGCACGTCTGGTGGCTGAACACGCCGCCAGTGAGGACATTCAAAAACTGCACAAAATATTCGAGCCTTTTCAGTATCAGCATGATATAGATCAGGCATTCTACGAACAAGCGGACCGCGAATTTCATAGTTGTATTATCAATCTATGTGAAAATGATGTCATTCAAAGAATGCGTTTGTTGAACAACATACATGTCCTGCATTCGCAAATCGGCTTGGTACGTTCGCCCGAGGAAACATTATCAGAGCATTTGCGAATCATATCTGCCATCGAAAACAGGGATGACCAGGCTGCAGAATCTGCCATGCGTATTCATATCGAAAAAGCAATTGATAAATTAAAGCATTAA
- a CDS encoding response regulator — translation MGKILVIDDEENIREILKEMLEIDGHFVYVARNGKEGVAATKQDKFDLVITDIFMPEEDGIEIIMKMKMNIPDIKIIAISGGGYFDAASSLKTAQLLGAKYTISKPFDMRELLTKVNSLIY, via the coding sequence ATGGGAAAGATTCTAGTGATTGATGATGAGGAGAACATCCGAGAAATTCTCAAAGAGATGCTGGAAATTGATGGTCATTTTGTTTACGTCGCAAGGAATGGAAAAGAAGGTGTAGCAGCCACAAAACAAGATAAATTTGATCTTGTCATCACGGATATTTTTATGCCGGAAGAAGATGGGATAGAAATTATCATGAAAATGAAGATGAATATCCCTGATATCAAGATTATTGCTATATCGGGAGGCGGTTATTTCGATGCCGCCAGCTCTCTGAAAACCGCTCAACTTTTGGGAGCAAAATATACAATTAGCAAACCGTTTGATATGAGAGAATTGCTGACCAAAGTGAATAGTCTGATTTATTAG
- a CDS encoding sigma-54 dependent transcriptional regulator, with the protein MAKKDKNKKKILVVDDSVFTLKLLERKIKEKPNFHVLTSSSADEAIKSLNNNQIDLVITDKVMPSIDGINLTRHIKENFKNIGIIMVTGYASVGDAVKAVKTGAEEYLEKPIGDEALFAAIDSVLEKVERRKLLSATQQYVEANNLGIIGESEPMKRVLSDIAKAATIPATVLITGESGTGKELVAQAIHRSSPRSAKPFVAVNCSAIPESLMESELFGNEKGAYTGAHQSREGFFQKADKGTIFLDEIATTSFPTQSKLLRVLQEKEIIKVGSSQPQKIDVKIVAATNRELWNMMQNGQFREDLYYRLNVLTINLPPLSERSDDIFLLFNYFTEKYSKELDRKPPKFSDEVYKVFQSYSWPGNVRELENLVQRLVVMKDLRKINVPDLPEHMRYSVRHSGSSLQSLAEIEAEHIERVLQHTEGNKSKAAEILGIDRKTLRDKIKKYKIVS; encoded by the coding sequence ATGGCTAAAAAAGACAAAAACAAGAAAAAGATTCTGGTAGTTGATGATTCTGTTTTTACATTAAAATTACTTGAACGAAAGATCAAGGAAAAGCCTAATTTTCATGTCCTCACATCCTCCAGTGCGGATGAGGCAATTAAAAGCTTGAACAACAATCAAATTGACCTTGTAATAACAGATAAGGTGATGCCTTCAATTGACGGGATTAACCTGACCCGTCATATCAAGGAAAATTTTAAAAATATTGGTATTATCATGGTTACCGGGTATGCTTCTGTAGGAGACGCTGTAAAAGCGGTGAAAACCGGCGCTGAAGAATACCTTGAAAAGCCGATTGGCGACGAAGCCTTGTTTGCCGCCATTGACAGTGTTCTGGAAAAAGTGGAACGGCGGAAACTTTTATCAGCGACCCAACAATACGTTGAAGCCAATAATCTCGGTATCATTGGTGAATCGGAGCCTATGAAACGGGTGCTCTCGGACATTGCCAAGGCTGCTACGATTCCGGCTACCGTACTCATTACCGGAGAAAGTGGAACCGGTAAAGAGCTGGTTGCTCAGGCAATACATCGTTCCAGTCCACGTTCCGCCAAACCGTTTGTTGCTGTTAACTGCTCAGCGATACCCGAATCTCTGATGGAGAGTGAATTGTTTGGAAATGAAAAAGGGGCCTATACCGGAGCACATCAGAGTCGGGAAGGATTTTTTCAAAAAGCTGACAAAGGCACTATCTTTCTGGATGAGATTGCAACCACCAGTTTTCCGACTCAATCCAAGTTATTGCGCGTTTTGCAGGAAAAAGAGATTATCAAAGTCGGGTCGAGTCAACCTCAGAAAATAGATGTCAAAATTGTCGCCGCGACCAACCGGGAACTGTGGAACATGATGCAGAACGGCCAATTTCGCGAGGATCTGTACTATCGGCTTAATGTATTAACTATCAATCTGCCGCCGCTTTCTGAACGCAGTGATGATATTTTCCTGTTATTCAACTATTTTACAGAGAAATATTCTAAAGAGTTGGACAGAAAACCGCCCAAGTTTTCGGATGAGGTTTATAAAGTATTCCAGTCTTACAGCTGGCCGGGAAACGTGAGAGAACTTGAAAATCTGGTTCAGCGCCTGGTGGTTATGAAGGATTTACGCAAAATCAACGTTCCTGATCTGCCAGAACATATGCGTTACTCGGTACGGCATTCTGGAAGTTCTCTGCAAAGTCTTGCCGAGATAGAAGCTGAGCACATCGAGCGTGTTCTGCAGCATACAGAGGGGAATAAATCAAAAGCAGCGGAAATACTTGGGATTGATCGTAAGACCCTTCGGGATAAGATAAAAAAGTATAAAATAGTATCCTGA
- a CDS encoding MlaD family protein — protein sequence MVTRAQRVRLGIFIVVAIVALVVSIGVIVAPMFLENWDVYYIGFRNVSVSGLQQGSAVKYQGLQVGYVSDISIDPQDIQRVIVEVSLEEGTPIKMDTEAKIAMLGITGLKIIELKSGSNKAEFLSPGSFIDAGKSVTEEISGHAESLAAKSEIILNNLAEFTSEDNLNRFIQFADQSNKTMREIEALVQNNRQNVGLTLDNASNFARRLDSLTNSANRILLNVEEFTGSDTLKQIATNLADVTSALKEAELVQLFLEINTTLERTNNMLRDVEISFAKSRTDLVYTIERLKETSDNLTQFSRMISEDPSILIFGAEPENAPDFNLEK from the coding sequence ATGGTTACTCGTGCACAACGTGTCCGATTGGGCATTTTTATAGTGGTAGCTATTGTGGCTCTGGTGGTTTCGATCGGAGTGATTGTGGCGCCCATGTTTCTTGAAAATTGGGATGTTTATTATATCGGTTTTCGCAATGTCTCTGTATCCGGATTGCAGCAAGGCAGTGCGGTCAAGTACCAGGGATTACAGGTAGGGTATGTCAGCGATATTTCTATTGATCCCCAGGATATCCAGCGAGTCATTGTTGAAGTGAGTCTGGAAGAAGGCACTCCGATCAAAATGGATACCGAGGCGAAAATTGCCATGTTGGGCATAACCGGTCTCAAAATAATCGAGTTGAAAAGCGGTAGCAATAAAGCGGAATTCTTGTCGCCCGGCTCGTTTATAGATGCCGGAAAATCTGTTACTGAAGAGATCAGCGGGCATGCTGAATCTCTGGCTGCAAAATCCGAGATTATTCTTAATAATTTGGCAGAATTTACAAGTGAGGATAATTTGAATCGTTTTATACAATTTGCCGATCAGTCTAATAAAACCATGCGTGAAATTGAAGCCCTGGTTCAAAACAACAGGCAGAACGTGGGCTTAACTTTGGATAATGCATCCAACTTTGCCCGGCGATTGGATTCACTCACAAACAGTGCCAATAGAATTTTACTGAATGTAGAAGAGTTTACCGGTTCTGATACATTGAAACAGATTGCGACCAATTTGGCTGATGTGACAAGCGCGCTCAAAGAAGCGGAACTTGTTCAACTGTTTCTGGAAATCAATACCACTCTGGAAAGAACCAATAATATGCTGCGCGATGTGGAGATCAGTTTTGCAAAAAGTCGTACGGATCTGGTGTATACCATTGAACGTCTGAAAGAAACCTCGGACAATCTGACCCAGTTTTCACGGATGATCAGCGAAGATCCATCCATCCTTATATTCGGTGCTGAACCAGAAAATGCGCCTGATTTTAATTTGGAGAAATAA
- a CDS encoding response regulator, which translates to MNICDYILRFKNLSYVRTDSKLKIREVSLTSETFRPTRDELMGQKVDTFLPEVNQSTSILNELLDGQQQRFDMEFITLEASNDKNSIFNVTLLPFTDKEENISGILVILENVTKYAKVYKTLNKYKHELDDSQQLLNQKTSQLKEQLVRYEKVQKNLKVRSDVLNIIHETVPSCIMFKDFDNRVIQANEHFCDLIGFNANDVIGAKEEKLFKRLSVKKLDDTVMSRRGKPGKGQVEKIRTKKGIRWIRSDKVTYKNEEGSVSGIIEFIEDITEERGIWEKLAYEKSLLKTLLRNVPDTIYFKDAKSRFIRINQAQAEVMGIDDPEEAVGKTDFDFLSQDMAQEAYNDEQEIIRTGKPLIGKIEKIKRPDGWSRWVTATKVPFKDENGKIIGMVGVSRDITELKKTREELEKQNEELEEAKKLAEDATRARSEFLANMSHEIRTPMNGVLGMTNLLLQTELNNEQREYAEVIKNSGDSLLVVINDILDFSKIESGKVELEHEEFNLRKAIEECLELHASNAAKKKLELSYFIEGPAPTELISDKTRMIQILNNLINNAIKFTDEGEVIVTVSSTEVKPGLFNVLIKIKDTGMGISEDGRRALFKSFSQVDASITRRFGGTGLGLAISKRLSELMGGSMGVDSVLGEGSTFYFTIQAEGKYHKPDDTAVYAHSELTGKRVLIVDDNDTNRRILALQAMSWGMTPTDTDSGEEAIKLLKEGNEYDIAILDMMMPEMDGLTLAMKMDDIVDKVPKVLLTSIGTNENPQRVKDANIDVHLPKPVKQSQLYEVILDLFTKVKHPKKPVGPKKFTLDSEMADRFPFDILIAEDNKVNQKFTLRVLQKLGYQAQVVDNGEEAVDAVEKKHFDIIFMDIQMPGMDGVQATKELIKRYGDERPRIIALTAHAMAGDREKYLHEGMDDYISKPVQLEELVKVIQRSVTTDTELVREEDEPEVQVEEDTFDSSNLQDIVDIDILKDNIGLDDPDFMNDMITVFIEETEKLVAELEKSLENSNDEAITRVAHTLKSSSATVGAMELSEKSKTLEMAAKDKQREDYENLGTDVKNESTRVIKALNLMLQENE; encoded by the coding sequence GTGAATATTTGTGATTATATCCTCCGATTTAAAAATCTGTCCTATGTTCGAACTGATAGCAAACTGAAAATTAGAGAAGTGTCTCTGACAAGTGAGACATTTCGCCCCACTCGGGATGAATTGATGGGTCAAAAAGTGGACACTTTTTTACCGGAAGTGAACCAATCAACCTCTATCTTGAACGAATTACTGGACGGCCAGCAACAACGCTTCGATATGGAGTTTATCACACTTGAAGCATCCAATGATAAGAATTCTATTTTTAATGTCACGTTGCTGCCTTTTACAGATAAAGAAGAAAATATCAGCGGTATTTTGGTCATTCTGGAAAACGTGACGAAATACGCCAAGGTCTACAAAACTCTGAATAAATACAAGCACGAACTTGATGATTCTCAACAGTTGCTGAACCAGAAAACCAGTCAGCTGAAAGAACAGCTTGTAAGATACGAAAAGGTTCAAAAGAATCTCAAAGTGCGTTCTGATGTTCTAAATATTATCCACGAGACAGTGCCTTCCTGTATCATGTTTAAGGATTTTGACAACCGCGTTATTCAGGCGAATGAGCATTTTTGTGATTTGATCGGTTTTAACGCAAATGATGTGATCGGCGCCAAAGAGGAAAAGCTCTTTAAGCGATTAAGTGTCAAGAAACTGGATGACACTGTTATGTCCAGACGCGGAAAACCGGGAAAAGGTCAGGTCGAAAAGATCAGAACCAAAAAAGGGATACGCTGGATTCGCTCGGATAAAGTGACTTATAAGAATGAAGAAGGCAGCGTTTCCGGGATCATTGAATTCATTGAAGACATCACAGAAGAACGCGGTATCTGGGAAAAACTGGCTTATGAAAAGTCTCTTTTGAAAACGTTGTTGAGAAATGTTCCGGATACGATTTATTTCAAGGATGCCAAGTCCCGCTTTATCCGCATCAATCAGGCACAGGCAGAAGTGATGGGAATTGATGATCCGGAAGAAGCGGTAGGTAAAACCGATTTTGATTTCCTGAGCCAGGACATGGCCCAGGAAGCGTATAATGATGAACAGGAAATCATCCGTACCGGAAAGCCTTTAATTGGAAAAATTGAAAAGATCAAGCGCCCCGACGGCTGGTCCCGCTGGGTAACCGCTACCAAAGTGCCTTTTAAAGATGAAAACGGAAAGATCATCGGTATGGTCGGGGTCTCACGCGATATTACCGAGTTAAAGAAAACACGTGAAGAACTCGAAAAGCAGAACGAAGAACTGGAAGAAGCTAAAAAACTGGCCGAAGACGCCACTCGAGCCCGTTCCGAATTTTTAGCCAATATGAGCCATGAAATCCGTACACCTATGAATGGTGTGCTGGGTATGACAAATCTGCTGCTGCAAACAGAATTGAACAATGAGCAGCGGGAATACGCTGAAGTTATTAAAAACAGCGGTGATTCCCTTTTGGTTGTGATCAATGACATCCTGGATTTTTCAAAAATAGAATCGGGCAAGGTTGAACTGGAGCATGAAGAATTTAATTTGAGAAAGGCCATTGAGGAATGTCTGGAATTGCATGCCAGTAACGCGGCCAAGAAAAAACTCGAATTGAGTTACTTTATTGAAGGGCCGGCCCCCACCGAACTCATTTCCGACAAGACACGTATGATCCAGATTTTGAATAACCTGATCAACAATGCAATAAAATTTACGGATGAAGGCGAAGTGATCGTTACTGTCAGCAGTACCGAGGTCAAACCCGGTCTCTTTAACGTTTTAATCAAAATTAAAGATACGGGGATGGGTATTTCTGAAGATGGAAGACGCGCTCTGTTTAAATCTTTCAGTCAGGTTGACGCCAGCATCACCCGTAGATTTGGCGGTACCGGATTGGGGCTTGCTATCAGTAAGCGGTTGTCAGAACTGATGGGCGGTTCCATGGGCGTGGACAGTGTTCTCGGTGAAGGTTCTACATTTTATTTTACCATTCAGGCTGAAGGCAAATATCACAAGCCTGATGATACAGCAGTTTATGCCCACTCTGAATTGACAGGCAAACGTGTGTTGATTGTGGATGATAATGATACAAATCGACGTATACTCGCTCTGCAGGCCATGTCCTGGGGGATGACGCCCACGGACACGGATTCCGGTGAAGAGGCCATCAAGCTGTTAAAAGAAGGCAATGAATATGACATTGCCATTTTGGATATGATGATGCCCGAAATGGACGGACTAACCCTGGCCATGAAAATGGATGACATTGTGGATAAAGTCCCCAAAGTTCTCCTCACCTCAATCGGCACCAATGAGAATCCACAACGGGTAAAAGATGCCAATATCGATGTGCATCTTCCCAAACCAGTCAAGCAGTCTCAATTGTATGAAGTCATACTTGATCTGTTCACAAAAGTCAAACATCCGAAAAAGCCGGTCGGGCCGAAAAAATTTACACTCGATTCGGAAATGGCGGACAGATTTCCATTCGATATTTTAATTGCAGAAGACAATAAGGTAAATCAGAAATTTACATTACGAGTTTTGCAAAAACTCGGCTATCAGGCTCAAGTCGTAGACAATGGTGAAGAAGCTGTAGACGCTGTAGAAAAGAAACATTTTGATATCATTTTCATGGATATCCAGATGCCGGGTATGGACGGGGTTCAGGCAACCAAAGAACTCATCAAAAGGTACGGAGATGAACGGCCTCGGATTATTGCTTTAACTGCACACGCCATGGCAGGAGATCGTGAAAAGTATCTGCACGAAGGTATGGATGACTATATTAGTAAACCTGTACAACTGGAAGAACTTGTAAAGGTGATTCAAAGATCTGTCACCACAGATACTGAACTTGTCCGGGAAGAAGATGAACCGGAAGTTCAGGTTGAGGAAGATACCTTTGACAGTTCCAATCTCCAGGATATTGTCGATATCGATATCCTCAAAGACAATATCGGATTGGATGATCCGGATTTTATGAACGATATGATCACTGTTTTTATTGAAGAAACCGAAAAATTGGTGGCCGAGTTGGAAAAATCTTTGGAAAATTCCAATGATGAAGCCATTACCAGAGTGGCTCATACCTTGAAATCGAGTAGCGCTACTGTTGGCGCCATGGAATTGTCGGAAAAATCAAAAACTCTGGAAATGGCCGCAAAAGATAAACAACGAGAAGATTATGAGAATCTCGGAACTGATGTCAAAAATGAAAGCACCAGGGTAATCAAAGCTCTGAATCTTATGCTCCAGGAGAACGAGTAA
- a CDS encoding transposase, with protein sequence MQKKTDTTQPKISKIEITKDKISGRGGLLFFLRYIDQIRFYSLFENVFSFLKGSSKGLGYRQFVKQLFAWFIDGTDMSICSFDRRKNDEAYAAVLENRPEQMATSHQIKRMFRKFSFVGQMIFRSLLLEMFIWRLIIEQPKEVILFGDSVVFDNDGAKKREGSNVTYKNKKGFQPMQISWGPYVVDALFRAGDVHCNHGSDFIKSVGRLVKAIRRRYKDVPIILLTDSGFMDDQNFRFFEQRLGIHYVCAGKIYNDIKQYVNNLSYDAFRSYRQTWTFVEFANRLKSWKTFRRCIFTSQKAEENGQLLFDFAQPDSVIYTNIGRNSELDEKLINAGSGNYLKAEKIIELNHSQR encoded by the coding sequence ATGCAGAAAAAAACCGATACAACGCAACCTAAAATATCAAAAATTGAGATCACAAAAGATAAAATTAGCGGTCGTGGTGGTCTGTTGTTTTTTCTTAGATATATTGACCAAATTCGATTCTATTCTCTATTTGAAAACGTTTTTAGCTTTTTAAAAGGCTCTTCTAAAGGACTGGGATACCGTCAGTTTGTCAAACAGCTTTTTGCTTGGTTTATTGATGGTACGGATATGTCAATCTGTTCTTTTGATCGTCGAAAAAACGATGAAGCCTATGCTGCCGTGCTCGAAAATCGCCCGGAACAAATGGCAACATCCCATCAAATCAAAAGGATGTTTCGCAAGTTCAGTTTTGTTGGGCAAATGATATTTCGGTCTCTTTTGTTGGAGATGTTTATTTGGCGACTTATTATTGAACAACCCAAAGAAGTTATTCTTTTTGGTGACAGCGTAGTTTTCGACAATGACGGCGCTAAAAAGCGTGAAGGCTCAAATGTGACCTATAAAAATAAAAAAGGATTCCAGCCTATGCAAATTAGTTGGGGGCCTTATGTTGTTGATGCGCTGTTCCGAGCCGGAGATGTTCATTGTAATCATGGCAGCGACTTTATAAAGTCAGTGGGGCGTCTGGTCAAAGCTATTCGACGTCGCTATAAAGATGTTCCAATCATTCTGCTAACAGACAGTGGTTTTATGGATGACCAGAACTTTCGGTTCTTTGAACAACGCCTTGGTATTCATTATGTTTGTGCCGGGAAAATATATAACGATATTAAACAATATGTTAACAATCTTAGTTATGATGCTTTTCGTTCTTATAGACAGACATGGACTTTTGTCGAATTTGCTAATCGCCTCAAATCATGGAAGACATTTCGCCGTTGTATTTTTACCTCTCAGAAAGCTGAGGAAAATGGTCAACTCTTATTTGATTTTGCACAACCGGATTCAGTAATCTATACCAATATAGGCCGAAACAGTGAGCTGGATGAAAAACTAATCAATGCTGGTAGTGGCAATTATCTCAAGGCCGAAAAGATTATCGAGTTAAACCACAGTCAGAGGTAG
- the carA gene encoding glutamine-hydrolyzing carbamoyl-phosphate synthase small subunit — protein MDKRKIKARLELEDGSVFTGLSFGAPLSIAGEVVFNTSMVGYPESLTDPSYAGQILVLTYPLIGNYGVPPADQADQLTKHFESDRIQISGLVISEYSMHYNHWNAAQSLSDWLTDHNVPGLSGIDTRMLTKRLREEGTMLGRILNVSEQPDFYDPNKIDLVERVTLKEPKEYGSGEKKVILIDCGAKDNIVRSLVRRDLTVKRVPHTYDFSQEEYDGVMISNGPGDPKMCKQTIEIVQKVIKRSKPIFGICMGNQILALAAGGDTYKLKFGHRSQNQPCVEVGTKRCYITSQNHGFAVDGRTLPPGWEPWFTNANDNTNEGIRHTTKPFKSVQFHPEAAPGPLDTAILFDDFKRMLL, from the coding sequence ATGGACAAACGTAAAATTAAAGCACGGCTGGAGCTTGAAGACGGCTCTGTATTCACAGGACTTTCGTTTGGCGCACCTTTGAGTATTGCAGGTGAAGTCGTTTTCAACACAAGCATGGTGGGCTATCCCGAAAGCCTGACAGATCCGTCGTATGCAGGCCAGATACTGGTATTAACCTATCCGCTGATTGGAAACTATGGCGTCCCTCCTGCAGACCAAGCGGATCAGTTAACAAAGCATTTTGAATCGGATCGAATACAAATATCCGGTCTCGTGATCTCAGAGTACTCGATGCACTATAATCATTGGAACGCAGCCCAAAGTCTCTCCGACTGGTTGACCGATCATAATGTGCCGGGACTGTCCGGGATTGATACACGGATGCTGACCAAGCGCCTTCGCGAAGAAGGCACAATGCTTGGACGCATCCTCAACGTATCCGAGCAACCTGATTTTTACGATCCAAACAAAATTGATCTTGTTGAGCGGGTCACCTTAAAAGAACCCAAAGAATACGGCAGCGGCGAGAAAAAGGTGATTTTGATCGACTGCGGAGCAAAAGATAATATTGTCCGGTCGCTGGTCAGACGGGATTTGACAGTAAAACGCGTCCCGCATACATATGATTTCAGTCAGGAAGAGTATGACGGCGTGATGATCTCCAATGGCCCCGGCGATCCCAAAATGTGTAAACAAACGATCGAAATCGTGCAAAAGGTTATCAAACGCAGCAAACCGATCTTTGGAATATGTATGGGAAATCAAATTCTTGCTCTGGCAGCCGGGGGTGACACCTATAAGCTGAAATTTGGTCACCGCAGCCAGAACCAACCCTGCGTGGAAGTCGGGACCAAACGCTGTTATATTACGTCACAGAACCATGGATTTGCTGTGGACGGCAGGACTCTTCCTCCGGGATGGGAACCGTGGTTTACAAACGCAAATGACAACACCAATGAAGGTATCAGACATACAACCAAACCCTTCAAAAGTGTGCAGTTTCATCCCGAGGCTGCTCCGGGTCCACTGGATACGGCTATTTTATTTGACGATTTCAAAAGGATGCTTCTATGA